One region of Tamandua tetradactyla isolate mTamTet1 chromosome 6, mTamTet1.pri, whole genome shotgun sequence genomic DNA includes:
- the GGT6 gene encoding glutathione hydrolase 6, translating into MESAAGPMLYQKLQLLEPDLESEEEEEETAELLVLHPGEPQESSAKQGGGLPGAWARLVAALLLLAVGISLALSKLHTRGGSAGGLDSAAPWPSGHSHHPSVFHHGAVISPAAVCSRLGRELLVAGGNVVDAGVGAALCLAVVHPHATGLGARFWGLFHNGSSGNATALTPGLAQTLVPGVGLPAALPALQLLHAHFGCLPWPQLLEGPTTLAQQGFLVDASLARALAAQDTKGLCPLLCHADGTPLGVGTWATNPRLAAVLRNTTLTRTPDPSSNALLGLVASDLGLEVPSAGPMPTLEPALQLPMAQGVLFTTPSPSAGPELLALLEAALGSGTPSPAPCPPLPQAAGTPMSSVLAAVDSNGSVLLLTSSLNSSFGSRHLSPSTGVLLSNLVAGPAANAWACPLILHGSPDDTEADVLGLVASGIPVAARTMASTLLRHLAVLRSQQEPTESPSICGQGTLLQVAVHAEHAHVSSVPHGCCPFQGF; encoded by the exons ATGGAATCTGCAGCAGGCCCCATGCTGTACCAGAAGCTTCAGCTCCTGGAGCCGGATTTGGAGtctgaagaggaagaggaggagacagCAGAACTGCTGGTTCTACACCCCGGGGAGCCCCAGGAGTCCTCAGC GAAGCAGGGTGGTGGCCTGCCTGGGGCCTGGGCCCGACTAGTCGCTGCCCTGCTGCTGCTGGCCGTCGGCATCTCCTTGGCCCTGAGCAAACTCCACACCAGGGGCGGCTCTGCAGGGGGGTTGGACTCCGCGGCCCCCTGGCCCAGCGGCCACTCCCACCACCCCAGCGTGTTCCACCACGGGGCCGTCATCAGCCCGGCAG CCGTGTGCTCCCGCCTGGGCCGAGAGCTGCTCGTTGCCGGGGGCAATGTGGTGGACGCTGGAGTCGGAGCAGCCCTGTGCCTCGCGGTGGTGCATCCTCATGCCACGGGGTTAG GTGCCAGGTTCTGGGGCCTCTTCCACAACGGCTCCTCAGGCAACGCCACTGCCCTGACCCCAGGCCTGGCCCAGACCCTGGTCCCCGGCGTGGGGCTGCCTGCGGCTCTGCCTGCCCTGCAACTGCTGCACGCACACTTCGGCTGCCTGCCCTGGCCACAGCTGCTGGAAGGCCCCACCACGCTGGCCCAACAGGGCTTCCTGGTGGATGCATCCCTGGCAAGGGCGCTGGCAGCCCAGGACACAAAGGGCCTCTGCCCACTGCTTTGCCACGCTGATGGGACACCCCTGGGTGTAGGGACCTGGGCAACCAACCCAAGACTGGCAGCAGTGCTACGCAACACAACCCTCACCCGCACCCCAGATCCATCCAGCAATGCACTCCTGGGTCTGGTGGCCAGTGACCTGGGGCTGGAGGTGCCCTCAGCGGGCCCCATGCCCACCTTGGAGCCAGCGCTGCAGCTGCCTATGGCCCAGGGTGTTCTGTtcaccacccccagcccctcgGCTGGCCCAGAACTGCTGGCTCTGTTGGAGGCAGCCCTAGGCTCCGGGACGCCtagccctgccccctgcccaccgCTCCCACAAGCTGCTGGGACTCCCATGAGCAGCGTCCTGGCCGCCGTGGACAGCAATGGCTCTGTGCTCCTTCTCACCTCCTCGCTCAACAGCTCCTTCGGCTCCAGACACCTGTCCCCCAGCACTGGGGTTCTGCTCAGCAACCTGGTGGCCGGGCCTGCAGCAAATGCCTGGGCCTGTCCCCTCATTCTCCATGGCAGCCCGGATGACACAGAGGCGGACGTGCTGGGGCTGGTGGCTTCAGGGATCCCTGTGGCGGCCAGAACCATGGCTAGTACTTTGCTCAGACACCTGGCAGTGCTCCGGTCCCAGCAGGAACCAACGGAGAGCCCCAGCATTTGTGGCCAAGGCACCCTGCTGCAAGTGGCGGTCCACGCTGAGCATGCTCATGTCTCCAGCGTCCCCCATGGCTGCTGTCCCTTCCAGGGGTTCTAA